One genomic segment of Erpetoichthys calabaricus chromosome 7, fErpCal1.3, whole genome shotgun sequence includes these proteins:
- the f2rl2 gene encoding proteinase-activated receptor 3: MMKKFLLLLSILLFLELILCCEEDKAIPGLRTFKGKKSAFQSNSRNFKKQDENVLCLHNNKTMQYLKSKLSTQIIPAVYIILVIIGIPSNMAVLWKCLSTIRKFSTATLYVSLAISDLLFLVMLTFKIYYHLNINNWTLGEWMCKLVTACFYGNTYCSILNLMCISINRYVAIVHPFTYKSLKKKACVTCSCLLVWITFFAAMIPIFYMKQSYFIKQLEISTCHDVLPHDKGDLLKLLYFVLLPVGGFFIPLCVTTFCYISLIRELSKSDEKWFQYVKTMTLVFIIFLICFTPSNIILVSHYIQLYKTENEDFYVFYNVAACLCCIHSCLDPFLYYFMPKSSHSNVYRTLFKGATPSVTT, translated from the exons atgatgaagaaattcttaCTTCTATTGAGTATACTTCTTTTCTTGGAACTTATACTGTGCTGTGAAG AAGACAAGGCTATTCCAGGTTTAAGAACATTCAAGGGAAAGAAGAGTGCTTTTCAAAGCAATTCAAGAAACTTTAAGAAACAAGATGAAAATGTGTTatgtcttcacaacaataaaacCATGCAGTACTTGAAGAGTAAGCTGAGCACTCAGATAATTCCTGCTGTATACATTATACTTGTAATAATAGGAATTCCTTCAAACATGGCTGTTTTATGGAAGTGTCTCTCGACTATCAGGAAATTCTCCACTGCTACACTCTACGTCAGCTTGGCTATTTcagatcttttgtttcttgtcatGTTGACGTTTAAGATATACTACCACCTCAATATTAACAACTGGACTTTAGGGGAATGGATGTGCAAACTGGTTACTGCATGTTTCTATGGAAATACATACTGCTCTATTCTCAACCTGATGTGCATAAGCATAAATCGATATGTAGCCATTGTTCATCCTTTCACTtacaaaagcttaaaaaaaaaagcatgtgtgACCTGCAGCTGTCTCCTTGTCTGGATTACATTTTTTGCTGCCATGATACCTattttttatatgaaacaaagttattttattaaacagttaGAGATCTCAACATGTCATGATGTCCTACCACACGACAAGGGCGATTTGCTAAAGCTACTCTACTTTGTGTTACTTCCTGTTGGGGGATTCTTTATACCACTCTGTGTTACaacattttgctacatttcactTATCCGAGAGCTGAGCAAATCTGATGAAAAATGGTTTCAGTATGTCAAAACTATGACTTTAGTATTCATAATTTTTCTCATCTGCTTTACACCTAGTAATATCATTCTTGTTTCACATTATATACAACTGTACAAAACTGAGAATGAGGACttctatgtattttataatgttgctgCATGTCTCTGCTGCATTCACAGCTGTCTGGACCCCTTTCTTTATTACTTCATGCCCAAATCCTCTCATTCTAATGTATACAGAACACTTTTCAAAGGAGCAACTCCCAGTGTTACTACATAA